A genomic window from Sulfurospirillum diekertiae includes:
- the murC gene encoding UDP-N-acetylmuramate--L-alanine ligase encodes MKKVHFVGIGGIGLSALAKYLKQEGYEITGSDVKASKITAGLEAMGIPVHIPHDPACITDQDLVVFSAVIKPDNIELVRAREKNMTIMPRREALLFILKNRRVFSVCGAHGKSTTSAMLASMVEGSLVIGAESKQYGSNMYYKEGNNVIFEADESDASFLNSNPYIAIVTNAEPEHMEYYNYDYDRFYGAYRHFLESAKIRVINAEDPFLSTLTELEADRLYPSRDIREIETVMRNGEPFTSFVLKDLGRFEVWGIGAHMALDASLAILASLHEMDVDTAREKLKNYQGIKKRFDLLTKGETFALIDDYGHHPTEIKATLQSAKKYAELMGLTKITAIWQPHKYSRTIDNLESFVNCFEGVDQLIILPVWKAGEKEVFIDFEKEFARYSPLFPPRIYRNENSIEVFPCEANQQMFNEGLVISFGAGDITYQLRGVM; translated from the coding sequence TTGAAAAAGGTTCATTTTGTAGGAATCGGCGGAATAGGGCTTTCCGCATTAGCAAAATATTTAAAACAAGAGGGTTATGAAATCACAGGCTCAGATGTTAAAGCCAGTAAAATTACAGCAGGCTTAGAAGCGATGGGTATTCCTGTGCATATTCCTCATGATCCAGCGTGTATTACCGATCAAGATTTAGTGGTGTTTTCAGCGGTTATTAAACCTGATAACATTGAGTTAGTCAGAGCACGTGAGAAAAACATGACGATCATGCCACGTCGTGAAGCTCTTTTGTTTATCTTGAAAAATAGACGTGTTTTTTCAGTCTGTGGAGCACATGGTAAAAGTACAACGAGTGCGATGCTCGCTTCCATGGTAGAGGGCTCTTTGGTTATTGGTGCGGAGAGTAAGCAATATGGCTCTAATATGTACTACAAAGAGGGCAATAATGTCATTTTTGAAGCCGATGAGAGTGATGCGAGTTTCTTAAACTCCAATCCCTACATTGCTATTGTCACCAATGCTGAGCCTGAACATATGGAATATTATAACTACGATTATGACCGATTCTACGGAGCTTACAGACACTTTTTAGAGAGTGCTAAGATTCGTGTCATTAATGCAGAAGATCCTTTCTTGAGCACGTTAACGGAATTGGAAGCGGATCGTCTTTATCCGAGTCGAGACATTCGTGAGATTGAGACCGTGATGCGCAATGGTGAGCCTTTTACCTCGTTTGTTCTTAAAGATTTAGGACGTTTTGAAGTGTGGGGTATTGGCGCGCACATGGCACTGGATGCCTCTTTAGCTATTTTAGCAAGTTTACATGAAATGGACGTGGATACGGCACGTGAGAAACTCAAAAACTACCAAGGGATTAAAAAGCGTTTTGATCTTTTAACGAAGGGTGAAACTTTTGCATTGATTGATGATTACGGTCATCATCCCACTGAGATCAAAGCAACACTGCAATCAGCTAAAAAATATGCTGAACTCATGGGGCTTACGAAGATTACTGCCATTTGGCAACCGCACAAATACTCACGTACGATTGATAATTTAGAGAGTTTTGTTAACTGCTTTGAAGGCGTGGATCAGCTTATTATTTTACCGGTTTGGAAAGCAGGTGAAAAAGAGGTTTTCATTGATTTTGAAAAAGAGTTCGCACGTTATTCGCCTCTTTTCCCACCGCGTATTTACCGAAATGAGAATAGTATTGAAGTATTCCCTTGTGAAGCGAATCAGCAGATGTTTAATGAAGGTTTGGTGATTAGTTTTGGTGCGGGGGATATAACCTATCAACTCAGAGGAGTTATGTGA